Proteins encoded within one genomic window of Triticum aestivum cultivar Chinese Spring chromosome 2D, IWGSC CS RefSeq v2.1, whole genome shotgun sequence:
- the LOC123049485 gene encoding disease resistance protein RGA5 — protein MKQKMVIRVHMTCDKCRSKAMGLVASIYGVERVEIQGDDRDRLAVVGDGVDAANLTACLRKKVGNADLLTVEAVVPEKKPAPASETTEAPWYPGYYSWPAGAYSHCYPYTYTM, from the exons ATGAAG CAAAAGATGGTGATCAGGGTGCACATGACGTGCGACAAATGCCGGTCCAAGGCAATGGGCTTGGTTGCCTCCATATACG GAGTGGAGCGTGTGGAGATACAAGGCGACGACAGGGACCGGCTGGCGGTGGTCGGCGACGGGGTGGACGCCGCCAACCTCACGGCCTGCCTTCGGAAGAAGGTGGGGAACGCGGACCTCCTCACAGTGGAGGCGGTCGTTCCCGAGAAGAAGCCGGCACCGGCATCGGAGACCACCGAGGCTCCGTGGTATCCCGGCTACTACTCCTGGCCGGCAGGGGCCTACTCCCACTGCTATCCGTACACGTACACCATGTAG
- the LOC123049484 gene encoding heavy metal-associated isoprenylated plant protein 46: protein MKQKIVIKVSMSCDKSRSKAMTMVAKANGVSSVGITGDSKDMLEVVGNGVDPVCLVGCLRKKYHDVHLVKVEEVKDDKKKDEKKEDPPPYWYHHPYGPYPPHMVVCDEPTTPCAIM, encoded by the exons ATGAAG CAAAAGATTGTGATCAAGGTGAGCATGTCATGCGACAAGAGCCGGTCGAAAGCCATGACGATGGTCGCCAAAGCGAACG GGGTGAGCTCGGTGGGGATAACCGGCGACAGCAAGGACATGCTGGAGGTGGTCGGCAACGGCGTCGACCCGGTGTGCCTCGTCGGCTGCCTCCGCAAGAAGTACCACGACGTTCACCTCGTCAAGGTGGAGGAGGTGAAGGACGACAAGAAGAAGGATGAGAAGAAGGAGGACCCGCCGCCGTACTGGTACCACCACCCATATGGGCCATACCCGCCTCACATGGTCGTGTGCGACGAGCCCACCACCCCCTGCGCCATCATGTAA